The Deinococcus puniceus genome segment CTGCCAGCAGGCAAAGAAGGGGCAGAATGATTGTGATGGCCTGTCGCCTCATGCGAACTATGCTGTCAGTCAGATCTAGCTGAATTTCCCTCACGCTGTCTGGCATCGAATCAACTATAGCTGAGCTGGGCGGTCAGTTTAGACCAAACCCACCCGTGCCCCCCGATGGACACTCGCCCCGGCCCCTTGCGCCTATAGTCCAAGGCAATATGGCGGAAACTATCAACCAGTGGGCGGTCATTACCATCGTCCTCAGCGGCGTCGCGCTTTGCTTTGGCGTGTTCTTTATTCGCAATCACAACCGCGAAGCACATATGCGGGCCATGATCTTGGCCAGTAGCTTTGCCACCATTTTTCTGGTGCTGTACTTGACCCGCCTCGGCCTCGGCTACGAAAAGAGATACGCAGGCCCCGACACGTGGCGCACGGCCTATTACGTGCTGCTGATCAGCCACATCATTCTGGCCACCCTGAACTTGCCGCTGGCCTTGGGTGCCCTCTGGAACGCCTATAAGGGGCTGAAGGCCGCCAAAAATTTGAGCAATATCGACGCGCCCGTTGCCCGTGGCTTCTTCAACAAACACCGGGCATGGGTGCGCTGGACAGTGCCAGTCTGGCTGTATGTGGCGGTCACAGGCTGGATCATCTATCTGGTGCTGGGGCAGTACGGCGAGGTCATCAAGGGGTAAGGGGACGCGGTCTAAGAGTTCCGAGGTCGAAGGGCTGGGGCGGGGGCGATGCTGTGTGCAACAGTTCCCGCCCCAGCCTTTGCTGTGTTTAGACCCTTGACCCTGACACGCCCTGCCACTCACGCCCTGCTAACGTAATCCCATGAAACGCAGTGTGCCCGACCTGATGACCGCCGCCGAACCGCTGGTGATGGTCACGGCTTACGACTATCCCGGCGGAATACACGCCGAGCGGGGCGGGGCCGATCTGATTCTGGTGGGCGACAGCCTCGGCAACGTGGTGCTGGGCTACGACTCCACCGCGCCCGTGACACTAAACGACATGATTCACCATGCCCGCGCCGTGCGCCGGGGAGCGCAGGCCACCTTTTTGGTGGTAGATCTGCCGTTTGGCACGTACCACACCGGAGTCACCGACGCGATGCGGGCCGCCGTGCGCGTGATTCAGGAAACGGGGGCCGACGCCGTGAAGATGGAAGGGGCCACCCCCGAGGTGCTGGACGTGGTGCGCGTGCTGAGCCGCAACGGCATTCCGGTGATGGGCCACGTGGGCCTGATGCCCCAGACCGCCACCGCGCAGGGCGGCCTGAAGGTGCAGGGCAAAGACGAGGAAAGCGCCCGCCGCACCGTAGACGGCGCACAAGCCTTGCAGGACGCCGGAGCCTTTGCGGTAGTGCTGGAGGCCATTCCCGCCCGTTTGGCCCGCCTGATCACCGAGCGCCTGACCGTGCCCACCATCGGCATCGGCGCGGGCGTGCATTGCAAGGGTCAGGTGCTGGTGTACCACGACCTGCTGGGCCTCTACGAGGGCGACGAAAAGAAGCTGGCTAAGCGCTATGCCGAACTGGGACGGGACGCCCGCGAAGCCATTGCGGCCTATGCCGCCGAAGTCCGGGCCGGGCAGTTTCCGACCAAAGAGCAGAGCTTTGTGATGAAGGATGACGTGCTGGGCAAGTTGTATTAGGGGCTGTAGGACGGGATTGAGAGCAGTTCTCCTACAGCCTACCTAAACCCCGCAGCCCCATTCCAGCACCTTCTGCATGCCCCCAGTCCCCGTGCGGCTTTGCCAGACCGTCGTGCCTTCTCCTTCGTGTACGTAGTCGTCTACCAGCACCTCCATGCTACCGTCGCCGTTCAGGTCGGCCACCGCGCC includes the following:
- a CDS encoding DUF420 domain-containing protein, coding for MAETINQWAVITIVLSGVALCFGVFFIRNHNREAHMRAMILASSFATIFLVLYLTRLGLGYEKRYAGPDTWRTAYYVLLISHIILATLNLPLALGALWNAYKGLKAAKNLSNIDAPVARGFFNKHRAWVRWTVPVWLYVAVTGWIIYLVLGQYGEVIKG
- the panB gene encoding 3-methyl-2-oxobutanoate hydroxymethyltransferase; protein product: MKRSVPDLMTAAEPLVMVTAYDYPGGIHAERGGADLILVGDSLGNVVLGYDSTAPVTLNDMIHHARAVRRGAQATFLVVDLPFGTYHTGVTDAMRAAVRVIQETGADAVKMEGATPEVLDVVRVLSRNGIPVMGHVGLMPQTATAQGGLKVQGKDEESARRTVDGAQALQDAGAFAVVLEAIPARLARLITERLTVPTIGIGAGVHCKGQVLVYHDLLGLYEGDEKKLAKRYAELGRDAREAIAAYAAEVRAGQFPTKEQSFVMKDDVLGKLY